The Paenibacillus sp. FSL R7-0204 genome includes a region encoding these proteins:
- a CDS encoding formate/nitrite transporter family protein translates to MAYNKPQGIAEVTVENGVKKAHNPLSTVLILGFLGGAFIALGFLLDIRVIAGAPAEWGSIANFIGAAVFPVGLILVLLAGGELLTGNMMAVPLAFIAKKISFWEVMKNLVLITLSNLAGALFVAYFFGHIVGLTSDGVYLEKLVSMAEHKIDATFLQAFISGIGCNWLVALAVWLSYGADNFSGKILGIWFPTMAFVAIGFQHVVANMFLIPAAIFEGHFTWGQYVANFVPVWLGNLTGGAIFVAAAYWMAYLRKEPGAVNSAAGVPAAGLKKHA, encoded by the coding sequence ATGGCTTATAACAAACCGCAGGGAATCGCTGAAGTGACGGTAGAGAACGGAGTCAAGAAGGCACATAATCCGCTCAGCACTGTACTCATTCTTGGTTTTCTGGGAGGAGCGTTTATCGCGCTCGGATTTTTGCTGGATATTCGTGTCATTGCCGGTGCGCCTGCCGAGTGGGGGTCCATTGCTAACTTCATCGGGGCTGCGGTCTTCCCGGTAGGACTCATTCTGGTGCTGCTTGCCGGAGGGGAACTGCTGACAGGCAATATGATGGCGGTGCCGCTGGCGTTCATTGCGAAGAAGATCTCTTTCTGGGAAGTGATGAAGAATCTGGTGCTAATTACACTAAGCAACCTGGCAGGCGCCTTGTTCGTCGCTTATTTCTTCGGTCATATCGTTGGCCTTACATCAGATGGTGTGTATCTGGAGAAGCTGGTAAGTATGGCGGAGCATAAGATCGATGCTACGTTCCTGCAGGCTTTTATCTCCGGGATCGGCTGTAACTGGCTCGTAGCACTGGCGGTATGGCTGTCGTACGGGGCAGACAATTTCAGCGGCAAAATCCTCGGTATCTGGTTCCCGACCATGGCGTTTGTGGCCATCGGCTTCCAGCACGTTGTAGCTAACATGTTCCTTATCCCTGCAGCGATCTTCGAAGGACATTTTACCTGGGGCCAGTATGTGGCCAACTTCGTTCCGGTCTGGCTGGGCAATCTGACGGGCGGCGCGATCTTCGTGGCTGCTGCGTACTGGATGGCCTATCTGCGCAAAGAGCCGGGAGCAGTGAACTCGGCTGCAGGCGTCCCTGCTGCGGGCTTGAAGAAACACGCTTAA
- a CDS encoding MFS transporter, producing MRFLQAYPKEIKVFLIASLINATGSALMWPLVTMYVFDELGRSMKDAGIVLLVQSLGGIAGQLLGGSLYHKVGVNRLIVGALAMNALTLFALPWASGSWSVFIIVMGLMGLFNSLSLPAIQAFIGFRFAEQRAELFNIIYVANNIGVALGTALSGFLGNYMLSFVLNGVTSAVFAGFFFVYLRKVGAAPAQGQTAKKQPQNEGSGWKLLGHIRIYLFMALGSMFLLIGNSIWNSGVSPFIISEGWSKQLYGFLWTLNGVLIFAAQPLVSLIKRGFAQTSTAQMTASAVFYLSGYAVILMMPSYPGMLLGMVLATLGEMLISPAMPSFISEHAQRSAPFYLGLSGGIGAIGRVIGPYLMGIQFDRGGLVPTGWLACGMAVLSVGFFAVHAYMNRSVVQPEHRTAQSSTL from the coding sequence ATGAGATTCTTGCAGGCCTATCCGAAGGAAATTAAAGTATTCTTGATTGCCAGTCTTATTAATGCTACCGGCAGTGCGCTGATGTGGCCGCTGGTTACAATGTATGTATTCGATGAACTGGGACGCAGTATGAAGGACGCGGGAATTGTTCTGCTGGTGCAGTCCCTTGGCGGGATTGCCGGTCAGCTGCTGGGCGGTTCATTGTACCATAAGGTAGGGGTCAACCGCTTGATTGTCGGCGCTTTGGCCATGAATGCCCTGACGCTGTTTGCCCTCCCGTGGGCGAGTGGAAGCTGGAGCGTATTCATTATCGTGATGGGGCTGATGGGATTGTTCAATTCCCTGTCCCTCCCGGCCATTCAGGCGTTTATCGGCTTCCGGTTCGCAGAGCAGCGCGCAGAGCTGTTCAATATCATCTATGTTGCCAATAATATAGGGGTAGCCCTGGGAACCGCGCTGAGCGGCTTCCTGGGCAATTATATGCTGAGCTTTGTGCTCAACGGGGTCACCTCAGCCGTATTTGCCGGATTCTTCTTTGTCTATCTGCGCAAGGTAGGGGCGGCACCGGCTCAGGGCCAAACGGCTAAGAAGCAGCCGCAGAATGAAGGTTCCGGCTGGAAACTTCTCGGCCATATACGGATCTACCTGTTCATGGCGCTGGGCTCGATGTTCCTGCTGATCGGCAATTCGATCTGGAACAGCGGAGTCTCGCCGTTCATTATCTCGGAAGGCTGGTCGAAGCAGCTATACGGCTTCCTCTGGACGCTGAATGGTGTACTGATCTTCGCGGCGCAGCCGCTGGTCAGCCTGATCAAGCGCGGGTTCGCGCAGACGTCAACCGCGCAGATGACAGCCAGCGCCGTCTTTTACCTGAGCGGGTATGCAGTAATTCTAATGATGCCAAGCTATCCGGGAATGCTGCTGGGCATGGTGCTGGCTACCCTTGGGGAGATGCTGATCTCTCCGGCGATGCCCTCCTTCATCTCGGAGCATGCCCAGCGCAGCGCACCGTTCTATCTCGGACTTAGCGGCGGAATCGGCGCAATTGGCCGTGTCATCGGGCCTTATCTGATGGGCATTCAGTTCGACAGGGGCGGTCTTGTGCCTACCGGCTGGCTCGCTTGCGGTATGGCCGTGCTGTCTGTTGGATTCTTCGCGGTCCACGCCTATATGAACCGTTCAGTCGTGCAGCCTGAGCACAGGACTGCACAATCGTCCACGCTGTAA
- a CDS encoding GNAT family N-acetyltransferase: protein MQPINRDAALLIRPSEIRDARELIVLDNMIWTENTTPGPLMWRSREDYLLHAPPGSQLVALQDGELCGYVGFGCPSGMESNRHVCEVNIAVHPRFQRLGVGTRLIAEIKRHAAKHGIRKLRLRVLSCNTPALQFYRKCGFEEEGRLREEFYLSGRYVDEVFMSCWLTGGEGDGD, encoded by the coding sequence ATGCAACCAATCAACAGAGATGCTGCACTGCTTATCCGGCCCTCCGAAATCAGGGATGCCCGTGAGCTGATCGTGCTGGATAATATGATCTGGACAGAGAATACTACCCCGGGTCCGCTGATGTGGCGCTCGCGGGAGGACTATCTGCTGCATGCACCGCCCGGCTCCCAGCTGGTGGCCTTGCAGGACGGGGAGCTATGCGGTTATGTCGGCTTCGGCTGTCCCAGCGGGATGGAGAGCAACCGCCATGTATGCGAGGTGAATATCGCTGTGCACCCGCGCTTTCAGCGGCTGGGTGTAGGCACCCGGCTGATCGCAGAGATCAAGCGCCATGCCGCGAAGCATGGCATCCGCAAGCTGCGGCTGCGTGTGCTGTCCTGCAATACACCGGCGCTTCAGTTCTACCGCAAATGCGGATTCGAGGAAGAGGGACGGCTGCGGGAGGAATTCTACTTAAGCGGACGTTATGTAGATGAAGTATTCATGAGCTGCTGGCTGACGGGAGGAGAAGGGGATGGAGACTGA
- a CDS encoding MOSC domain-containing protein: METEVKKMQVVSLNVGKPKTVEYRGKPLDTGIYKLPVAGPLALRVGGFTGDGQADLVNHGGPDKAVCVYPLEHYAHWEERLGRKLEYSAFGENITARGLLETEVCIGDIFEIGTALLEVSQPRFPCFKLTQKHGPADMPAQVLSTGYSGFYLRVLREGSLAAGDRIVKLASGAGGIPVRQVLYSMEHGRKDHTGLAELAGLESLAAGLRERFRGWLDAAES; encoded by the coding sequence ATGGAGACTGAAGTGAAGAAGATGCAAGTCGTCTCGCTGAATGTAGGTAAGCCTAAGACGGTGGAATACCGCGGTAAGCCGCTGGACACCGGAATCTACAAGCTGCCGGTAGCCGGGCCGCTTGCGCTTCGGGTGGGTGGATTCACCGGGGACGGGCAAGCGGATCTGGTCAACCACGGAGGCCCCGACAAGGCGGTCTGTGTCTATCCGCTGGAGCATTATGCCCACTGGGAGGAGCGGCTTGGCCGGAAGCTGGAATATTCCGCCTTCGGCGAGAATATCACGGCGCGCGGACTGCTGGAGACCGAGGTGTGCATCGGGGATATCTTCGAGATCGGTACAGCCCTGCTGGAGGTCAGCCAGCCGCGCTTCCCGTGCTTCAAGCTCACGCAAAAGCATGGCCCGGCAGATATGCCGGCCCAGGTGCTGTCCACCGGATATAGCGGCTTCTACCTCCGCGTGCTGCGTGAAGGCAGCCTTGCGGCCGGGGACCGGATCGTGAAGCTTGCGAGCGGAGCAGGCGGTATCCCGGTGAGACAGGTCCTGTACTCGATGGAGCACGGACGCAAGGATCATACCGGACTCGCGGAGCTGGCCGGACTGGAGAGCCTTGCAGCTGGCCTCCGGGAGCGGTTCCGGGGCTGGCTGGATGCTGCGGAGAGCTAG
- a CDS encoding GNAT family N-acetyltransferase — protein sequence MFNYVIDEELKLKLLMPEHARQMFALVERSRHRLRQWLPWVDGVAEQAHLTTFIKNSVKQGIDNGGFTAGLWVREELAGIIGYHEIDWHNRSVGIGYWLGEGYEGQGYMTSACRVFVDYALLELELNRIEIRCATGNLASRAIPERLGFIFEGVIRQAEKLPAGYVNHAVYGLLRSEWKLLG from the coding sequence ATGTTCAATTATGTCATAGATGAAGAGCTGAAGCTGAAGCTGCTCATGCCGGAGCATGCCCGTCAGATGTTCGCCCTGGTGGAACGCTCCCGCCACCGGCTCAGGCAGTGGCTGCCTTGGGTGGATGGCGTAGCCGAGCAGGCTCATCTTACCACGTTCATCAAGAACTCCGTGAAGCAGGGCATTGATAACGGCGGCTTCACTGCCGGACTGTGGGTCCGGGAGGAATTGGCCGGAATTATCGGCTATCACGAGATTGACTGGCATAACCGCTCGGTCGGCATCGGCTACTGGCTGGGCGAGGGTTATGAGGGACAAGGCTATATGACCAGTGCCTGCCGGGTCTTTGTCGATTACGCCCTGCTGGAGCTTGAGCTGAACCGCATCGAGATCCGCTGCGCTACAGGCAACCTGGCCAGCAGAGCGATCCCCGAACGGCTGGGATTTATCTTCGAAGGAGTCATCCGCCAGGCCGAGAAGCTGCCTGCCGGTTATGTGAACCACGCAGTCTACGGCCTGCTGCGCAGCGAATGGAAACTGCTGGGCTGA
- a CDS encoding DUF2164 domain-containing protein: protein MQPVKLPKEQREMITENIRAYFEAERGETIGHLAADNLLEFFLKELGPAIYNGALSDCRTLALQRMQALEEDIYALEWQKR, encoded by the coding sequence ATGCAACCGGTAAAACTGCCTAAAGAGCAGCGGGAGATGATTACGGAGAATATCCGTGCCTACTTCGAGGCGGAGCGCGGGGAAACGATCGGCCACCTGGCCGCAGACAATCTATTGGAGTTCTTCCTGAAGGAGCTGGGGCCGGCGATCTATAACGGGGCGCTTAGCGACTGCCGTACGCTTGCCCTGCAGCGCATGCAAGCCCTGGAGGAAGACATCTACGCTTTGGAGTGGCAGAAGCGTTAG
- a CDS encoding glutamine--tRNA ligase/YqeY domain fusion protein, which produces MENQGTPSNFIKNVITEDLRSGKVKEVVTRFPPEPNGYLHIGHAKAIWINFTLADEFGGKTHLRFDDTNPLKEDTEYVNSIQEDVKWLGYEWEELRFASDYFGEMYERAELLIKKGKAYVDDLSAEQIREFRGTLTEPGQNSPYRERGAEENLDLFHRMKAGEFKDGEKVLRAKIDMSSPNINLRDPVIYRISHSHHHNTGDAWCIYPMYTFAHPLEDAIEHVTHSLCSLEFEDQRPFYDWVVAECDMEASPHQYEFGRLNLAQTVTSKRKLKLLVDEGHVDGWDDPRMPTISGLRRRGYTPEAIRSFVHETGISKSQGLVDLQMLEHFIREDLKLTVPRTMSVLRPLKVVITNYPEGETEYFEIENNVENPEMGNRQIPFSREIYIERDDFMEIPPNKYFRLFPGNEVRLKNAYFIKCNDFIKDENGEVVELHCTYDPETKSGSGFTGRKVKGTLHWVDAGQAVPAEFRLYEPLISAEEAETDAELEGLEASADKPEPTFLDQLNPKSIEILQGFVEPGLKDSVAQDKFQFFRHGYFNVDSKYSSPEHLVFNLIVSLKSSFQPKKG; this is translated from the coding sequence GTGGAGAACCAGGGTACACCCTCCAATTTCATTAAGAACGTCATTACCGAAGATCTCCGCTCGGGTAAGGTTAAGGAAGTCGTCACCCGCTTTCCGCCGGAGCCGAACGGTTATTTACATATCGGACATGCCAAGGCGATCTGGATTAACTTCACGCTGGCGGATGAGTTCGGCGGCAAGACCCATCTGAGATTCGATGACACGAATCCGCTCAAGGAAGATACCGAATACGTCAACTCCATCCAGGAGGATGTGAAATGGCTCGGGTATGAATGGGAGGAGTTGCGGTTCGCCTCGGATTATTTCGGGGAGATGTATGAGCGTGCCGAACTGCTGATCAAGAAGGGCAAGGCCTATGTCGATGATCTCAGCGCCGAGCAGATACGTGAATTCCGGGGCACGCTGACGGAGCCGGGGCAGAACAGCCCTTACCGCGAACGCGGAGCAGAAGAGAACCTTGATCTGTTCCACCGCATGAAGGCGGGAGAATTCAAGGACGGCGAGAAGGTTCTGCGCGCCAAAATTGACATGTCCTCTCCTAACATCAATCTGCGTGACCCGGTCATCTACCGGATCTCCCACTCTCATCACCACAATACGGGTGACGCATGGTGCATTTATCCGATGTATACCTTCGCACATCCGCTGGAGGATGCCATTGAGCATGTCACCCATTCCCTCTGCTCCCTGGAGTTCGAGGATCAGCGCCCGTTCTATGACTGGGTTGTCGCGGAATGTGACATGGAGGCTTCGCCGCATCAATACGAATTCGGACGCCTTAATCTGGCCCAGACGGTTACGAGCAAGCGCAAGCTGAAGCTGCTGGTCGATGAAGGCCATGTGGACGGCTGGGATGATCCCCGCATGCCGACGATCTCCGGGCTGCGCCGCCGCGGCTATACGCCTGAGGCCATCCGCAGCTTCGTGCATGAGACCGGTATCTCCAAGAGCCAGGGGCTCGTGGACCTGCAGATGCTGGAGCACTTCATCCGTGAAGATCTCAAGCTGACGGTTCCCCGGACGATGTCTGTGCTGCGGCCGCTGAAGGTGGTTATTACGAATTATCCCGAAGGCGAGACCGAATACTTCGAAATTGAGAACAATGTGGAGAACCCGGAGATGGGCAACCGCCAGATTCCGTTCTCCCGTGAGATCTATATTGAACGTGATGACTTCATGGAGATTCCGCCGAATAAGTATTTCCGCTTGTTCCCCGGCAATGAAGTGCGCCTCAAGAATGCTTATTTCATCAAGTGCAACGACTTCATCAAGGATGAGAACGGCGAAGTGGTGGAGCTGCATTGTACCTATGATCCTGAGACGAAGAGCGGCAGCGGGTTCACCGGCCGCAAGGTTAAGGGAACGCTGCACTGGGTAGATGCAGGACAGGCTGTACCGGCGGAATTCCGCCTGTATGAGCCGCTGATCTCTGCTGAAGAGGCGGAGACGGATGCTGAATTAGAAGGTCTGGAAGCTTCCGCTGACAAGCCGGAGCCAACCTTCCTGGATCAGCTGAATCCGAAGTCCATCGAGATCCTGCAGGGCTTCGTGGAGCCTGGGCTGAAGGACAGTGTGGCGCAGGACAAGTTCCAGTTCTTCCGTCACGGGTACTTCAACGTAGACAGCAAGTATTCGTCGCCGGAGCACCTGGTGTTCAATCTGATTGTATCCCTCAAAAGCTCCTTCCAGCCTAAGAAAGGCTAG
- a CDS encoding MFS transporter encodes MRDQSDKQLSFTSLKWFNFFVYGTVVLFTSFFPLYLQDVGMNKLEIGSLMSVGALVSIIANPFWGIWSDRYQNIRRIVLVMLTGTLVLTQLVFQANTYEMIYISILFFYFFQGPLFAQSNTMILSYIDGTSRSFGSFRLWGSLGWAFTAILAGPVIEWAGISVLSYLFASLLCAAMIALITLPKLDHSIGIAPLPFKGMSQIFHNPFFLCFILFGILVSIPNTMNNTFVSLYITELGGSKIMIGLAVFLSSILEMGVLLLCNIVLRRKIPVLLASLTLVSALFFLRWWLMADATTPLQVALIQVLHSITFGGFFYVGTQLTMLLVPRPYRSSGQALYTLTWSGISGILGGVLGGWMYQTLGAQTMYQSGALLALFGAIGFGMMWLTVIRGSYRPPADPEDEPAED; translated from the coding sequence TTGCGGGATCAATCCGATAAGCAGCTGTCTTTCACCTCTCTGAAATGGTTCAACTTCTTCGTATATGGAACGGTTGTCCTCTTCACCAGCTTCTTTCCCTTATATCTGCAGGATGTAGGAATGAATAAGCTGGAGATCGGGAGCCTGATGTCTGTAGGCGCATTGGTCTCCATTATAGCCAATCCTTTCTGGGGCATCTGGAGTGACCGGTATCAGAATATCCGGCGGATTGTCCTCGTCATGCTGACGGGAACGCTGGTCTTGACCCAACTTGTCTTTCAGGCGAATACATATGAAATGATCTACATATCCATTCTGTTCTTCTATTTCTTCCAGGGGCCCCTGTTCGCCCAGAGCAACACGATGATTCTCAGCTATATTGACGGAACCAGCCGCAGCTTTGGCTCTTTCCGGCTATGGGGATCACTAGGCTGGGCTTTCACCGCCATCCTTGCCGGTCCCGTGATTGAATGGGCCGGCATCTCTGTGCTGTCCTATCTGTTTGCATCACTGCTCTGTGCGGCGATGATTGCACTGATCACGCTGCCGAAGCTGGACCATTCGATTGGAATCGCACCCTTGCCCTTCAAAGGCATGAGCCAGATCTTCCATAACCCGTTCTTCCTGTGCTTCATCCTCTTCGGCATCCTGGTCTCGATCCCGAATACGATGAACAACACCTTTGTGTCACTGTACATCACGGAGCTGGGCGGAAGCAAGATTATGATCGGTCTCGCTGTATTCCTGTCCTCCATCCTGGAGATGGGGGTACTGCTCCTGTGCAATATTGTTCTCCGGCGCAAAATCCCGGTCCTGCTGGCCTCGCTCACGCTGGTCAGCGCGCTCTTCTTCCTGCGGTGGTGGCTGATGGCCGATGCAACGACTCCGCTGCAGGTCGCACTCATTCAGGTGCTGCACTCCATTACCTTCGGCGGCTTCTTCTATGTCGGAACCCAGTTGACCATGCTGCTGGTGCCAAGGCCCTACCGTTCCTCGGGACAGGCTCTCTACACGCTCACCTGGAGCGGAATCTCCGGCATTCTTGGCGGCGTCCTCGGCGGCTGGATGTATCAGACCCTCGGCGCACAGACGATGTATCAATCCGGTGCGCTTCTTGCCCTGTTCGGGGCGATCGGCTTCGGAATGATGTGGCTCACTGTCATTCGCGGCAGCTACCGCCCTCCGGCTGATCCCGAGGATGAGCCGGCAGAAGACTAG
- a CDS encoding ABC transporter ATP-binding protein, with protein MKNKQAPQKQSAAMKPFLKLLHETKPSYLLLALALGLSIISTLVGLVIPMFTKNLVDGFSLASVSKLQIAAIAGAFIAQTVAGGVSIYLLNAVGQKVVAGLRDRLWRKFLVLPVSYYNENRTGESVSRMTNDTGILKTLISEHLASLFTGLISIVGSVLVLFYLNWKMTLVLFTVLPLSALILVPLGRQMYKISKGTQDETASFTAVLSGVLSEIRLVKSSGAEQKEYEAGRKGIMNLLGFGIREGKISALISPLISFVFMMLLVVIIGYGGMLVSSGALTAGELVAFILYLIQIIMPLTQLTQFFTQLQKAKGASERIIETLAAEEEVYDGVEEAEGTEGPIAVEDLSFGYKTGEKVLSKVSFTMQPGQVTAIVGPSGGGKTTLFSLLERFYEPQSGVIRLDGKPASMFSLKSWRKQIGYVSQESPLLAGTIAENLGYGLDREISKEELKRAAAMAYADGFIEELPDGYNTDVGERGVKLSGGQRQRIAIARALLRDPKILMLDEATSSLDSQSEAVVQKALGNLMQGRTTIVIAHRLATVVNADQIIFMEKGRITGKGTHEELLRDHELYREFAEQQLQLNTPELLSQGIEEGSTDYGQNTGSGRRSAHPRIGGSVPES; from the coding sequence ATGAAAAACAAGCAAGCACCGCAGAAGCAGAGCGCGGCCATGAAGCCCTTCCTGAAGCTGCTGCACGAAACCAAGCCATCTTATCTGCTGCTGGCGCTGGCCCTTGGCCTCAGCATCATTTCGACCCTTGTCGGTCTGGTAATTCCCATGTTCACGAAGAATCTGGTGGACGGCTTCTCGCTGGCTTCGGTCAGCAAGCTGCAGATTGCAGCCATTGCCGGAGCGTTCATTGCGCAGACCGTGGCCGGCGGAGTCTCGATTTACCTTTTGAATGCCGTCGGGCAAAAAGTCGTGGCCGGGCTGCGTGACAGGCTGTGGCGCAAATTCCTGGTGCTGCCCGTATCCTACTATAATGAGAACCGGACAGGCGAGAGTGTCAGCCGGATGACTAATGATACAGGAATTCTCAAGACACTGATCTCCGAGCATCTGGCCAGTCTGTTCACCGGCCTCATCTCTATTGTCGGCTCTGTCCTGGTGCTGTTCTATCTGAACTGGAAAATGACGCTGGTCCTGTTCACGGTGCTTCCGCTGTCGGCGCTGATTCTGGTGCCGCTGGGGCGGCAGATGTACAAGATCTCCAAGGGCACGCAGGACGAGACGGCCTCCTTCACCGCTGTGCTCAGCGGCGTATTGTCCGAGATCCGGCTGGTGAAGTCCTCGGGAGCGGAGCAGAAGGAGTATGAAGCCGGACGGAAAGGAATTATGAACCTGCTGGGCTTCGGGATTCGTGAGGGCAAGATCAGCGCCCTGATTAGCCCGTTGATCTCCTTCGTCTTCATGATGCTGCTGGTGGTTATTATCGGCTATGGCGGGATGCTGGTATCCTCAGGGGCGCTCACCGCCGGTGAACTGGTCGCCTTCATTCTGTATCTGATTCAGATTATTATGCCGCTGACACAACTGACGCAATTCTTCACCCAACTCCAGAAGGCCAAGGGGGCCTCCGAACGTATTATAGAGACCCTTGCAGCAGAGGAAGAGGTATATGATGGCGTGGAAGAGGCTGAGGGCACAGAGGGGCCGATTGCTGTGGAAGACCTCAGCTTCGGATACAAGACGGGGGAGAAGGTCCTCAGCAAGGTAAGCTTCACTATGCAGCCTGGGCAGGTGACTGCCATTGTCGGTCCGAGCGGAGGCGGTAAAACAACCCTGTTCTCGCTGCTGGAACGGTTCTATGAGCCGCAGAGCGGAGTCATCCGGCTGGACGGCAAACCGGCGTCGATGTTTTCCCTGAAATCCTGGCGGAAGCAAATCGGTTATGTCTCTCAGGAAAGTCCGCTACTGGCCGGTACCATTGCTGAGAATCTCGGATACGGGCTGGACCGCGAGATCAGCAAGGAGGAGCTGAAGCGGGCTGCGGCCATGGCCTACGCTGACGGCTTCATTGAAGAGCTGCCTGACGGGTACAACACGGATGTCGGTGAACGCGGGGTGAAGCTGTCCGGCGGACAGCGGCAGCGGATTGCCATCGCCAGAGCGCTGCTGCGCGATCCGAAGATTCTCATGCTTGATGAGGCTACCTCAAGCCTCGACAGCCAGTCGGAGGCCGTGGTGCAGAAGGCACTGGGTAATCTGATGCAGGGCCGGACCACGATTGTAATTGCCCACAGATTAGCTACGGTGGTCAACGCGGACCAGATTATTTTCATGGAGAAGGGCCGGATTACCGGCAAGGGTACGCATGAGGAGCTGCTGAGGGACCATGAGCTGTACCGTGAATTCGCCGAGCAGCAGCTGCAGCTGAACACACCTGAGCTTCTGAGCCAAGGAATAGAGGAGGGTTCTACAGACTATGGTCAAAATACTGGTAGTGGACGACGATCCGCACATCCGCGAATTGGTGGGAGTGTTCCTGAGAGCTGA
- a CDS encoding response regulator transcription factor yields the protein MVKILVVDDDPHIRELVGVFLRAEGMAEVLSASDGLEALQLLEETAADMAIIDIMMPNMDGWELCRELRGRYDFPILMLTAKGETSQIVKGFELGTDDYLVKPFEPPVLIARVKALLKRYQISAAQSVTVGSLRMNRATYEVLSEHGGFTLPLKEFELLFKLASYRGQTLTRDRLIEEIWGYDYEGNERTLDVHVGRLRERFPQEKFGFSIRTIRGLGYRLEG from the coding sequence ATGGTCAAAATACTGGTAGTGGACGACGATCCGCACATCCGCGAATTGGTGGGAGTGTTCCTGAGAGCTGAAGGGATGGCCGAGGTGCTGAGCGCTTCTGACGGACTGGAGGCGCTGCAGCTGCTTGAAGAGACTGCGGCGGATATGGCGATCATTGATATCATGATGCCGAATATGGACGGCTGGGAGCTGTGCCGGGAGCTGCGGGGGCGGTATGATTTTCCGATTCTGATGCTGACGGCCAAAGGAGAGACCTCGCAGATTGTCAAAGGCTTCGAGCTGGGCACAGACGACTATCTGGTCAAGCCGTTCGAGCCGCCGGTGCTGATCGCCAGGGTCAAGGCCCTGCTGAAGCGTTACCAGATTTCGGCCGCCCAGAGTGTTACCGTTGGCAGTCTGCGGATGAACCGTGCAACCTATGAAGTGCTGTCCGAGCATGGCGGGTTCACGCTGCCGCTGAAGGAATTCGAGCTGCTCTTCAAGCTGGCCAGTTACCGGGGGCAGACGCTGACCCGTGACCGGCTGATTGAAGAGATCTGGGGCTACGATTACGAAGGCAATGAGCGGACGCTGGATGTGCATGTGGGTCGTCTGCGCGAGCGGTTTCCGCAGGAGAAGTTCGGATTCTCCATTCGCACGATCCGGGGGCTTGGCTACCGGCTGGAGGGATAG
- a CDS encoding sensor histidine kinase, translated as MKRRVMKIWEEIGIVGPIAGMLIMLYISWNGSYFGSRLLLRHFGWSFSEYGYHLFVMAMQIIIFFVCGAMIAFATRGKDQNFYRPILTAMRQISQGNFKIELENSGQYRQFGGIVEGINEMASELSRMELMRQDFIASVSHEIQSPLTSIRGFAAALQEENLSPDIRKHYLDIIEAESRRLSGLSDNLLKLSVLDAESFPFERKPYRLDKQVQAMILAAEPQWLGKEIEVEAELGVTTVTAVQDLLSQVWTNLLHNSIKFTPQGGRITIIVRSMGERAEVEIRDSGIGMTEEELERIFERFYKADKSRSVSSGSGSGLGLPLVKKIVELHEGSVHVTSRPGEGAAFIVRLPQQSR; from the coding sequence ATGAAGCGCAGAGTCATGAAGATATGGGAGGAAATCGGAATAGTTGGACCTATAGCCGGAATGTTGATTATGCTCTATATCTCCTGGAACGGGAGCTATTTCGGATCTAGACTGCTGCTCCGTCATTTCGGCTGGTCCTTCTCTGAATACGGGTATCACCTGTTTGTGATGGCGATGCAGATTATCATCTTTTTCGTCTGCGGGGCGATGATTGCCTTTGCTACACGCGGCAAGGATCAGAACTTCTACAGGCCGATCCTTACAGCCATGCGGCAGATCTCTCAAGGCAACTTCAAGATTGAACTGGAGAACAGCGGCCAGTACCGGCAGTTCGGAGGGATTGTGGAAGGGATCAACGAAATGGCGAGTGAGCTGAGCCGGATGGAGCTGATGCGGCAGGACTTCATCGCCAGCGTATCCCATGAGATCCAGTCGCCGCTGACCTCGATCCGCGGGTTCGCTGCCGCGCTGCAAGAGGAGAATCTCAGTCCGGATATCCGCAAGCATTACCTGGATATTATTGAAGCGGAGAGCCGCCGTCTGTCCGGCCTGAGCGACAATCTGCTGAAGCTGTCCGTGCTGGACGCGGAGAGCTTCCCGTTCGAGCGGAAGCCCTATAGGCTGGATAAGCAGGTGCAGGCGATGATTCTGGCCGCAGAGCCACAGTGGCTCGGCAAGGAGATTGAAGTAGAGGCTGAGCTTGGGGTGACCACTGTGACTGCGGTACAGGATCTGCTGAGCCAGGTATGGACCAACCTGCTGCATAACAGCATTAAGTTCACCCCGCAGGGCGGACGGATCACCATCATTGTGCGCAGTATGGGGGAGCGGGCGGAAGTGGAGATCAGGGATAGCGGGATCGGCATGACCGAAGAGGAGCTGGAGCGGATCTTCGAACGGTTCTACAAGGCGGACAAGTCCAGAAGCGTCAGCAGCGGAAGCGGAAGCGGTCTGGGCCTCCCGCTCGTGAAGAAGATCGTGGAGCTCCACGAAGGCAGCGTACACGTAACAAGCCGTCCCGGAGAGGGGGCGGCGTTCATCGTGCGTCTGCCGCAGCAGAGCAGATGA